A region from the Cryptosporangium arvum DSM 44712 genome encodes:
- a CDS encoding heme-binding protein gives MTDIEPVLEQTRGFRWGEVPADRHRRRAAVEIADPDLGGIAGFRGTFRGTGLNTIFRPQNFGATPTPLLNPASGPDDNVLEINLTEETLSFSQPLGSIPNRGMVQGDIFLNGIPYLQSINDVTDPGQAVGIHFEPGIWLSVPATTVPALPPTVARMASIPHGTTIEAQGTTFTVAGGPTIAPVDITPFPVGSPGTPIKFPSQTAAATDTFRIPQDLSPFIAAGTITQEILDNPNVVLTKRADAQTITSTTVIVVSTDPASPVFGGGADNIAFLKGDTAGRNPNADAVTMSSIFWVETVTETITVRPPGAGFPVIVRGSGPDPAPSFRVNSAAPITRETTVEVSYVQIQYTQTVLLNFNGLSWPHVSVATLVPAEPVPVTI, from the coding sequence ATGACCGACATAGAACCGGTTCTGGAACAGACCCGCGGCTTCCGGTGGGGCGAGGTGCCCGCCGACCGTCACCGGCGGCGGGCCGCCGTCGAGATCGCCGACCCGGACCTGGGTGGCATCGCCGGATTCCGCGGCACGTTCCGCGGGACCGGCCTGAACACGATCTTCCGGCCGCAGAACTTCGGGGCGACGCCGACGCCGCTGCTGAACCCCGCCAGCGGTCCCGACGACAACGTCCTCGAGATCAACCTGACCGAGGAGACCCTGTCGTTCTCCCAGCCGCTCGGGTCGATCCCGAACCGCGGCATGGTGCAGGGCGACATCTTCCTCAACGGCATTCCGTACCTGCAGTCGATCAACGACGTCACCGACCCCGGCCAGGCGGTCGGCATCCACTTCGAACCGGGGATCTGGCTCAGCGTCCCGGCCACCACGGTGCCGGCGCTGCCGCCCACCGTCGCCCGGATGGCCTCGATCCCGCACGGCACGACGATCGAGGCGCAGGGGACCACGTTCACGGTCGCCGGTGGCCCGACCATCGCCCCGGTCGACATCACGCCGTTCCCGGTGGGCTCCCCGGGGACGCCGATCAAGTTCCCCAGCCAGACCGCGGCGGCCACCGACACGTTCCGGATCCCGCAGGACCTGAGCCCGTTCATCGCCGCCGGCACGATCACCCAGGAGATCCTCGACAACCCCAACGTCGTCCTGACGAAGCGGGCCGACGCGCAGACGATCACCTCGACCACGGTGATCGTGGTCAGCACCGACCCGGCCAGCCCGGTCTTCGGCGGCGGCGCGGACAACATCGCGTTCCTGAAGGGCGACACGGCCGGCCGGAACCCGAACGCCGACGCCGTGACGATGTCGTCGATCTTCTGGGTCGAGACCGTCACCGAGACGATCACGGTCCGGCCGCCCGGCGCCGGGTTCCCGGTGATCGTGCGGGGCAGCGGCCCGGACCCCGCGCCGTCGTTCCGGGTGAACTCGGCGGCACCGATCACCCGGGAGACGACGGTCGAGGTCAGCTACGTCCAGATCCAGTACACGCAGACCGTCCTGCTCAACTTCAACGGGCTGAGCTGGCCGCACGTCTCGGTGGCGACGCTGGTGCCCGCCGAGCCCGTCCCCGTCACGATCTGA